The genomic stretch TACAAGGCGAAGGAGCTGATGCGTCTAACCCTGGGGAGCACTGGAGCTTTCGGGTCTGTGGTCCAGAGGATGTGACTGTGAACTAGAGTTTGCTCCTAAAAGTCAGGATTCGTGGATCGTTCAGAGAGCATGGTGGACCTGACCACTTTAGTGTAAAGACGAGGGGAGCCTAAACACTCCAATTCTTAGATCCAAGGTGGGAAAGAGCTGGGAACTTGAATGCCCAGCTGTGAAGGAGCCCAGGGCCTAAGCCATGGCTTCCTAAGTGTGGAGAGGTGTCTCCCTGTGGCCCGTCACTTGCACACTGGAATGGGAAGAACCCACAGCCCGcagttcgggggggggggggggtgagtctAGACCACTAGCTTCTTGCTCGTGAGGAGGCTGGGCTGCGTGGATCTGAGTGTTTCGTTCTCTACATCCTGGGGGAGAAAAAGACTGTCTTTCCCAGCATGGTGGGAGTTGGCAGACAGAGCTGTGTCCTGCCAGGGTGCTGGTCCCAGGGCAAGAAACTGAGGACCTAGATTCCTCAATCTGAGGTGGGATCCCAGGAGGAGCAGGGCCCAGGGGCCCAGTGTGCCTGGTCCCTTCCCTGAGAGATCATAGTCAGGGTCCCTGGAGGTGAGGATTATGAATTCCAGCTTCCTTTAGGTAACTGTGGGAAGCTGAACGAGGCCATGTACCATTCTTCCCATACGAAAGTTGGGAGCATTAGAACCTGGGTCCCCAATCTTTGTTCCCCCAGCTCCTAATTCCCTCAGACTAGTCCTTTCTGTCCCAGGACCAGGAGCCTaactccctgctcctccccctcaCCTCACAAGAGGGCTGCCCTCCAGGCTTTCTATgaccccagcccccacctcctctgcttcccgagtgtggGCTCCCGCCTGTCTTCTGTCCCATCAGAGCTTTGGACCAATGGTGGGGTTTTCTGTCCTTTTGCACTTTGGCCCACAGTGGGTGGCATCTACACTGTGCTGCAGACGAAGGCGAAGGTGACTGGGGATGAGTGGGGTGACAACTACTACCTGGTGGGACCGTACACGGAGCAGGGTGTGAGGACACAGGTGGAGCTGCTGGAACCCCCGACTCCTGAGCTGAAGAGGACCCTGGATTCCATGAACAGCAAGGGCTGCAAGGTGGGACAGCTCTACCCAGGCGGGTGGGAACATGGCCTGCCAGCAGGGGCCACACAGGAGGCCTGGGTCCCAGCAGACCCAGGGAAGAAAGGGACAGACAGGTATAGGGTCTGGTAAGGAAGGCCAGTGGTACCGGGTAGATGGATGGAGATGGATCTAAGCTGAGCTCCTCAGACCCATAGGGTAGAAGCAAGCTGGAGCTGGACAGAAAGACAGCCAGAGCCAGgtgctgtgtgcacacctgcaatcccagcactctggaccgtaacaagacactgtctcaaaattaatgaagaaagtaaagaacagtagccaggcaggcaaAAAGCTGGGGTGTtcatggagagaggagagatgggagtAGAGGGATAGAGTCTGAGATGAGCAGGTCCAGGGActaaagagaggaggaaaagggcatGGCTCAGTGTAGATTCTTCTGCCTAGGATCCCCCAATGGAGGACTGgggttgtggctcagtggtagagcactgccTGCCCCCATGTTCAGTCTTGAGAGATGTCAGTTAgtccaagcactcagaaggcagaggcaggtggatctctgagttcaaggtcaggacaagagaaaccttgtcttagagagagagagagagagagagagagagaggaagaagaggaagaggaagaagaagaggaagaaggaaggagtgatTCTTAGGCGTGAGTGAGTGAAGtcaaagaagaataagaagaagcagaaagaccgaagaataagaataagaagaagaagagaagaagcaagaagaagaaggtggGTGATGTGGTGATGTTGTCTGGCTTCTGTGGAACAGTGCcatgagaggcaggcagaaggcACAGACTAGGGGttggggaagacagacagacagaacagacagACCGGTCAGGGCTCCATTATCACAACCTGTTTTTGGGGCGGGCTCCAGCATCCAGTTCAGTGCCAGATCATGTCCCTATGGGACCCCAGAGCAGCCATGTACACTCACATCCCCAGGGCTAACCTGTCTCCTAATAATAGACCCCTCCCAGCAAAGGGCAGACAACagctgggagggggagggtaaCCCCAGTGAGTCTCTGGCAGGACCAAGCCAGAATTTGGATGGATGTGGACAATGGAGTTTTAGGGAAGTGGCCGTGGATAGGAAAGTACAGTCCTGGTTGTTAGGGGTGTGATTACAGATTACAACACAGGCCATGGCAGAGGAGAAACCTAGCAGGCGGCAGTTAGGTAGGGGCACGAGCTAGCGAGGCAGTGGGTGAAGACCGTGAGCCagctgagctcagttcccaggtTCCAGAATAAGGCAGTGGGGTGAAGCACAGGCCAGCTGTCTGAGCCTCCCTCTGCCTGTCTCCTAGGTGTATTTTGGGCGTTGGCTGATCGAGGGAGGACCCCTAGTGGTGCTCCTGGATGTGGGGGCCTCAGCCTGGGCCCTGGAGCGCTGGAAGGGGGAGCTTTGGGACACCTGCAACATCGGGGTACCGTGGTACGACCGTGAGGCCAATGACGCTGTCCTGTTTGGCTTCCTCACCACCTGGTTTCTGGGTGAGGTAGGCCCTCCTACAGACCCCCCACCTCATCCTCTCTACCCAGACTGGAAACCTAATCACCATCCCTTCTTGGGCCAGAGGGTGGGCTTCCCCTGGGCATTCTTGGAATTGTGGGTTCTTTAATGCAAGGATCAACTCTGATTTGGGGGTATACGAATACCCAGGGGTGCAGCTTGTTTTCTCAGAAGCGCCAGCTGCAGCCTCTTTTAGTCTCCAGTGTGAACACACTAAGGCCTTGCCTCTGGGAGGGTGTGTCAGAAGTGGGGTGGGTCACAGGAACTCTGGGAGTTGCTCTCCTGTTGATGCTGACTAGATTTAAGCTTGGAGGGGACTCATGATGCTTACAGATCGAGAGTTGGTTTCAGGACCCAGAATCTGGgctgctccctcccccatcctaGGGGAAACTTGACTGTAATGCTCTAGGACAAACAGGACACCTTGATTCAAGGGATTCTGAAAGTTTGATCCTTTTTTACACATAAAACGTCTACTGCCATTGATTGCGATACCAAGTATGGAATTGAGAGCGGGACTTGGGGACATGGGCATGTTAGTCCTTCCATTTCAGCCTTGCCAGGCTTTAGACactggcaaacaaacaaacgagtTCCCATCAGCTTCTGGGACCGAGGTCGGCGGGTTCAGGGCCTTGTCTGTGCGAATGCTGCCTGCTGTTTTAACGTCAGTGGTCTGCCGTCCCTTGCTTCCTCGTGCATGCTGGGGGCTCCTTCTGTGACATGTGGAAACACAGTGACCCTGTCCCCGTTGCTCTACAGTTCCTGGCACAGAACGAGGAGAAGCCATATGTGGTTGCCCACTTCCATGAATGGTTGGCAGGCATtggtctgtgtctgtgccgtgCCCGGCGCTTGCCGGTGGCAACCATCTTCACCACCCATGCCACGCTGCTGGGGCGCTATCTGTGTGCTGGTGCTGTGGACTTCTACAACAACCTGGAGAACGTGAGCTGGAAGCGTGGGAGACACACACATTGCATGACAGCCCAGAGCCCTCCCAGAGAATCATGCTGCTGAGAGTCCAGGCTCCCAGCCCGTCTACCATTAGACACCGGGGCAGACCCTGAACCTCTCCCTCACACCCAAGAGAGCAGCCCAGACCCTATTCTCAGAGTCCAGCTGCCAGTCCCAACCTCCTTTCGGGGCTGCAGTCCGGACCCTgattcccctcccttcctgcccagTTCAATGTGGACAAGGAAGCAGGTGAGAGGCAAATCTATCACCGCTACTGCATGGAGCGAGCCGCTGCCCACTGCGCTCATGTCTTCACCACTGTGTCCCAGATCACTGCCATTGAGGCTCAGCACCTCCTCAAAAGGAAACCAGGTAAGGTCTGCGCTCTGGCCGCTGCAGACGGCGGAGGGAGAGGCTCTGCCAATCCCCACCAGTTTAGTTTTACTCTGGAAAATAGAGCATGAGTAGAGTTGACTTCCTGGGAGTCCTGGTAACTTGTAAGTGAAGCtggccacctctgcctcctgaatgacACAGACAGTAGGGTAATAGGTAATAGGAGCTAGAggtttttttattctgttttttggtttggtttagttttttgagccacgctttctctgtagctttggagcctgtcctggaactagctctgtagatcaggttggtctcgaactgacagagatccgcctgcctctgccttctgactgctgggattaaaggcgtgcgcgctGCCACTACCGCCCAACGAGTTTCTTTTATTCTGATTTCACAAGTGGCTAACATATGCCGATCTtctgaaagaaatgcaaatataGCAGGCTTTATTTTTGAATAAAGTAGGGTTGGAACTAGATTTGCTCATCCTGCCCCATATGCTCCTCAACTTTAAACTTTGCCCTAGGTCCTGCGTTGTaattttttgttgatttgttgtaaagtgtgtgtgtgtgtgtgtgtgtgtgatgcacagtGATTtatatttcatacatgtatatgtggagaccagaaaagacTCTCAGGTGTCCTCtctgtgactgactgactgactacCTAATTTTTTTagaggttttatttatgtatgtgcgtGTCCTTGTGAGTGGGTACATGcacccatgtgtgcacatatgtgtattcaTGGAGGGTAGAGGAGGACTTGGATCCTGACCATCAGATGGAGTTCCAAGCACTGTTAATCACCCGAAACAAGTGCCTTGAGAGCAGTAGGCTGGCTtcgctgctgagccatttctcccgaCACCTacaagcagggtctctcactgaacctggagtttgccaTTTTGCCGAGGCTGTTTAAGCTCCCGGGATCTGCCCGTCTTCGCCCACCCCAGTGCTGGCGTTACAGGCATACTTAACCATGCTCAGCTTTCATTGGCTGCTGTGTGTTTGGTTTGGGGTCCTCTTTTTAAGCAGTTTTATTAGCATTTTCATATGTGTAGCTCTCAGTGCCCCAGCTCCCACAGAGGGGTGACTACATGGGGAACTGATGGGCTCAGGATCTCTGAGGGTGTGGCTTTCATCTGTCCTCCCTCTCTGAAACAGGAACTAAAAATACCACCACTGGTCCACTTCCCCCAAGATataccttctctttctctctctttttttttttaaaaaaggttattattttatgatttatttatttttactttatgtgcattggtattttgtctgcatgtatgctgtgcaagggagtcagatcccctggaggtagagttacagacagttgtaagcttccctgtgggtgctgggaattaacccaggtcctctggaagaacagccagtgctcttaaccgctgagccatctctctagtcccctctttttcttttattttcttttttcagccAAGTTCTCTCTGGGGTGGCCTTACACTGAGGGTTCAGTCCCTGAAGGGCCTCAGTTACCACAGTGCTGTGACAGCATGCTCGGTCACTTTTGGTCGACGTGCTGTCTGTCTTCGTGCCTCTTTCAGGAGCTCCcctcatataatttttaaaaacgtgtttggtgtgtgtgtgtgtgtgtgaaccctGGTTGCTGTTCTAGAAAACCCAggtccttcccccccccccgccccgctgcaaccccatggtggctcacaaccatctgtaattccacttCCTAGagatctgacaacctcttctggcctcacaggcaacagacacacacattgtaCATGGACATACTCGTAGCCAaagcaccaatacacataaaataaaaggaataaatcccaaaactaaaatgagaaataaaggtCAAGTAGAATGAGTCCCTTGGAGCCGGGTTCACCGGGGCTGCGGGACAGTGAAGTTACAGCAGGAATCGTTTCCCTCTTGatcagaacaaagaaatgaaacgTGGGGCTTGCTCTCCCAACCCTAGATATTGTGACCCCCAACGGGTTGAATGTGAAGAAGTTCTCTGCTATGCACGAGTTCCAGAACCTTCATGCTCAGAGCAAAGCACGAATCCAGGAGTTTGTGCGAGGTCATTTTTATGGGTATGTGAGCCAGGTGGCTAAGAGAGGGCGGGGGTCCAGACTCCCACGTCTCAGAGAGGGTGAAGGTTTAGATTCCTTGGTCCTTCAGCCCTGGGACAGCTGTGGTCtccattatttctctctctctctctctctctctctctctctctctctctctttggtttttggtttttttgagacagggtttctttgtgtagccttaggtgtcctggaacttactctgtagaccaggctggcctcaaactcagagatctgcctgcctctgcctcccaagtgctgagattaaaggtgtgcaccaccactgcccagctctttttttttttaagatttatttattatgtatacaatgttctgcctgcatgtgtccctataggccagaagttggcaccagatcttattacaggtagttgtgagccaccatgtggttgctgggaattgaactgagaacctctggaagaataatcagtgctcttaacagctgagccatctctccggcccgctccattatttatttatttatttatttatttatttatttttttatttattttcttttggttttttttgagacagggtttctctgcagctttagagcctgtcctggagctagctcttgtagaccaggctccatTATTTCTTGATATCTAGAGCCGTGTGATGGGTGTTAATTAAATGTCCATCAAAGGAGAAAATGCTCCAATCTGACCGTGACCTCTGATACCAGTGTATTGTAAAAAATGCTTTGgccctgtggcttctgggatttgTAGTTTTCAGAACCAGCTTGGGAACTGAGACCTCATTCTTTCCTGTGACTTGTTTAGGCACTTGGACTTCAACTTAGACAAgactctgtatttctttattgctGGCCGCTATGAGTTCTCCAACAAGGGAGCTGATGTGTTCCTGGAAGCCTTAGCCCGGCTCAACTATCTTCTCAGAGTAAGGCCTGGTCCATGGAGAGGAAGCTGGAGGAGAAAAAGTATCCATAGCCAGGGAGAACGGAGACCTACGGGGTGGTTATGGAAACCCTCGGGTAGGAGCAGAGCATAGAGACTCAGCAGTCAGGCCTGGTGTCACAGGCCTGCTCTCCCAttctgggggcagggagggcagaAAGATCAGCAGTCAGGTCTGGGGGCAGGGCGAGGGGGGGAGCTGGGGGGGATGGAAACAGGACTGGGAgtttggctcagtggtagagcacctacaTAGATGGGCCGAAGATGTGGCTCAGTGCgggcagagcccctgcctaggatgGCCCAGTGAGAGCTAGAGGTATGACCAGTGGTACATACAGCACCTACCTATGCAGTAGACTTTGATTTTAATCTCCTGTATTgtgataaaaaagaaagtcagaagtCCCATAGTTCTTAGCCACGATGGCATGGTTGAGTTCAGTGTCCTGATGTTCCTGTGCTCCTTGTCCCAGGTGAACGGCAGTGAGCAGACAGTTGTTGCCTTCTTCATCATGCCGGCCCGGACCAACAATTTCAATGTGGAGACCCTGAAGGGCCAAGCCGTGCGGAAACAGCTCTGGTCAGCAGTCCTTGACCGGCTGACCCAGGGGTCCACACCTTATCTCTCTGTGGTGGCTATCTCTGACCTGATCAGGACACCACACCCATTCCTAGTAAAACCTTCACTTAAAGCACATGGTCTGGCTGGAAGTGTGAGCACATGATCAGGGCAGATGATCCACCTCAAAGTTTCTGCCCAGCCACCAGCTGTGaccttccttttcattctgcCAAGCCACTGCATCCTTCCTGGGCCCATTTCCTGCTCTCTGACACCCATGCGTTCACTATCCCCCAGCCTCTGACTATCTACAGCGCTCGGGCACTGTTCTAACCCTGGTGAGAGCCGGTACATGTTGAAGTGTGGGCGAGCTTGGAATGCAGCTCGGTccgtagagcacttgcccagcactTGTAAGACCcttggttcagtccccagcattgcATAGACCCGGATCGTGGTCCATTTCTCTAATCCTATCAGTTGGGAAGGGGACACCGAAGgctcagaagtccaaggtcatacCAGCCAGCACACTGAGGCCAGAGTGTGAAGGGGGTCAGGGAGAGGGGTCCAGGGTGGCTGGATCAGCGTGTCCCTGGGAGGATCGTAAGTCATGAGACAGTAGGGTGATAGTCTTTCCGAGCTCGTGTGCCAAGATGTTCCTCTCTCAGAATATTACTCCTCTTGTTTATAAAACAGGACCTCACATCACTGTCCAAGGTTCACCCAAACCCTAATAATAGCTGACATTTCTGGAAGGCTCTGTGGCTGGGCTTCCTCCCGACCTCGCAGGCTCTCTGCAGCTCCGAGGTCCATTCTATTTTTACACTCCCCTCACAGATGAGTCGCTGACATCAGAGGAAAAGCCACCTGtccccagccacacctctcaagGAGCTGAAGCTTCCTCCAATCTCCACCCCCAGTCTGAAGCCCCCCAGGGCCTGCTTCTTGGCCCAGATCTCAGTTTTCCTGTCGCCCCAAAGCCTGACAGTAAACAGTAGCTGATGAGTGTGTGACatttgtctctctcccttccaggGACACAGCCAATACAGTTAAGGAGAAATTCGGGAGGAAGCTTTACGAGTCCTTACTAGTGTGAGTGCCTGGCCCTGACCCTGTCGTCATTGGTCACCCAACCTGAGCTGTTCACCTCTTCATTTCCAAATGCCTGTCTCTCCCCTTGCAGGGGGAGCCTCCCAGACATGAACAAGATGCTGGACAAGGAGGACTTCACTATGATGAAGAGAGCCATTTTTGCTACTCAGGTATGGTCTGCATCCCTGAGAAGAGTGCTGGCCGTTCCCAGCATTTCCTGAGGCCTCTTGCCCCAAAGGTTTCTATTCTCTTGGGTTACCCTTAATAGAGAGCCAATTCTGAGATCCACAGAAATGTCAATATAAAACACAACTTCCACATCAAAGGGAATAAGATTGTTTAttctagcctggtggtggtggctcacactgttaaggagacagaggcaggtagatctctgattttgaggccagcctggtctacagagtgaattccaggacagccagaactatacacagaaaccctgtcttaaacaaacaaaacaaaataaaaagagggagggagggagggagggagggagggagagagagagagagagagagagagagagagagagagagagagagagagagagtttattctGTAGCCAAGTGTGACCATGGGCCAGGCACACAAATTTAGGTCACTTGGAACACCATGTTCCAATATAGTAACCATTTTTTGACTTTGTATGATaacagaacagagaaagtgaTAACATAaggtattttaaaacacactggtGGGGACATCAGGTTAGAAGGGTTACAGCAAAGGGAGAAATCTCAGCTGTAGACCTAAAATGCTGTCTGACGGCATTTCTAGTCTTGGTGGAAACTAGGGTTTTACTAAGTTAATACAGCCCAGAaggctttatctttattttttagtcATGGCTCTTATTAAACCAGAGACAGGTGGCAAAGAGCAGCTATTTGGGGGGCTGAAATTAAttaatgtgtgtctgtggggcagggagaaggaggagacagggtttctctgtgtaacagctctagatGTCCTGAAACTAACAACTAACTCtttaatccaggctggcctcaaactcgcagagatccgcctggctctgcccgactccaaaataaatttttgctggtggttttgtgtgtgtgtgtgtgtgtgtgtgtgtgtgtgtttatttttttaagatgtatttatttgttatgtatacagagttctgcctgcatgtatgcttatatgccagaagagggcagcagatcctattaaaggtggctgtgagccaccgtgtggttgccgggaattgaactcagaaccttagGAAAAATAAGCAGTGCTCtaagctgctgaaccatctctccagcccccctcttttttgttttttaagatttattgggccaggtagtggtgcacacctttaatcccagcactcgggaggcagaggcaggcagatctctgtgagtttggggccagcccggtttacaagagctagttccaggtcaggccccaaagctacagagaaaccttgttgccaaaaatcaaaaagaaaaaatacttagtatgtatacagtgttctgtctgcatgtattcctgcaggtcagaagagggcaccagatcttatgtttgtgagtcaccatgtggttgctgggaattgaactcaggacctctagaagagcagccagtgctcttaaccactgagccatctctccagcccatgctggtagttttttttttttagggggggggtggttttttttttttggtcttattaTTGAAGACACATTTTCTCTGCTTAGCCTTGGGCTATCCTGGAtctctccatgtagaccaggttggcctcagacttagAGATCTTCCTGTTTTAGCCTttggagtactaggattaaagcaTGGGTCCCCTAGCCCACTCCCATGGCTGTGTCTTATTTCCCTCAGAACCCTCTGATTCCTGAGGTTGGAATTAAGTGAATGGGAAGCATTAGGAAGATGAGGCCCATGAAATAAGAACTACATTTTGAACTTTATTGACTGACTTCCTTTGATCCTAAGGCTTTGATTCCTATGGTCCACATTGATGAGGCTGTTTTAGAATCTAGACAGCTAACATGGACTAATGGGATAAGATGTgcttttggagaaaatatttctgaagtgAGGCAGCCACTTCCTTCTTGAATAATGCTAACATGGGCTACTGGGATTGTAgcgtttttgtttctttgttcaattttgtttgttgttttttttttttttttaaatattcatttatttattatgtatacaatattctgtcttgtggccagaagagggcatcagatctcatttcagatggttgtgagccaccatgtggttgctgggaattgaactcaggacctttggaagaacaggcaatgctcttaaccgctgagccatctctccagcccatgttttgttttgtttttgagacagggtttctctgtgtatctccaggtgtcctggaactcactctgtagaccaggccggcctcaaactcaagagatttgcctgtgtctgcctccctgagtgctgggattaaaggcatgtgccaccactgccttgtggGAGTTGTAGTTTTTGGCCCTCACACACTGCCATTGTGTGTCTTTTAGCGAGGTGGTGCAACAGTCATAAGCTCTTCCTAGGAGAAAAGTCTAGGGTTTCCTGTCAATCTGTCTGTGAGTTGCAGCTATGATTCCTGGGTTTTTAAgaaaactacaactcccagcTGCCCTTACAGCTTGCTATCAAATGGACACAACTGCCCACTTGGCTGGGGGCATTTAAATTTTCTTGGGAtttctttattttgggggggacagagtcagcttcctgctgccatTCTGGTTTATGTTACATGGTTACATCAACCAACCAAGGTGGCTGTAAAGGCCACGTGGTTGCTTTCATCTTGCCGAGGTTTCTTGGGATTTCTTTAAGGACAGACACTTCTTCATTATCTGTGAAGCGCCTCAGATCAGCTCTGCCTCAGTTTACTGGGTTTTCTGTTGTGGTGGTGGCTTTGCTCATGATAGTTATAGGAAAAAGCAGGGTTTCAGTCTGGAATTTGTTGGCCTCCGTTAGGGACATCTTCAGATCCCTGGCATTAGCATGGCCCATGAACAAGCAGCAAATGCAAATCTGTCCCTCCCTTGACTCCTCCACCTCACTTGTGGCTTCTACAGCGGCAGTCTTTCCCCCCTGTGTGCACCCACAACATGCTAGACGACTCCTCAGACCCCATCCTGACCACCATTCGCCGAATTGGCCTTTTCAACAGCAGTGCTGACCGTGTGAAGGTGAGGTGGCTGGTGGGGATGGGGCTGGTGGGGATGGGGTTGGTGGGGATGGGGCTGGTGGGGATGGGGTTGGTGGGGATGGGGCTGGTGGGGATGGGGTTGGTGGGAATGGGGC from Arvicola amphibius chromosome 12, mArvAmp1.2, whole genome shotgun sequence encodes the following:
- the Gys1 gene encoding glycogen [starch] synthase, muscle, with the protein product MPLSRSLSMSSLPGLEDWEDEFDPENTVLFEVAWEVANKVGGIYTVLQTKAKVTGDEWGDNYYLVGPYTEQGVRTQVELLEPPTPELKRTLDSMNSKGCKVYFGRWLIEGGPLVVLLDVGASAWALERWKGELWDTCNIGVPWYDREANDAVLFGFLTTWFLGEFLAQNEEKPYVVAHFHEWLAGIGLCLCRARRLPVATIFTTHATLLGRYLCAGAVDFYNNLENFNVDKEAGERQIYHRYCMERAAAHCAHVFTTVSQITAIEAQHLLKRKPDIVTPNGLNVKKFSAMHEFQNLHAQSKARIQEFVRGHFYGHLDFNLDKTLYFFIAGRYEFSNKGADVFLEALARLNYLLRVNGSEQTVVAFFIMPARTNNFNVETLKGQAVRKQLWDTANTVKEKFGRKLYESLLVGSLPDMNKMLDKEDFTMMKRAIFATQRQSFPPVCTHNMLDDSSDPILTTIRRIGLFNSSADRVKVIFHPEFLSSTSPLLPVDYEEFVRGCHLGVFPSYYEPWGYTPAECTVMGIPSISTNLSGFGCFMEEHIADPSAYGIYILDRRFRSLDDSCSQLTSFLYSFCQQSRRQRIIQRNRTERLSDLLDWKYLGRYYMSARHMALAKAFPDHFTYEPHAVDASQGYRYPRPASVPPSPSLSRHSSPHQSEDEEEPRDGLLREDSERYDEEEEAAKDRRNIRAPEWPRRASCSSSTGGSKRSNSVDTGASSSLSTPTEPLSPTSSVGEERN